Proteins from one Triticum aestivum cultivar Chinese Spring chromosome 7A, IWGSC CS RefSeq v2.1, whole genome shotgun sequence genomic window:
- the LOC123153749 gene encoding uncharacterized protein, which produces MGHYGVLEIDTFPKKHKEQAMQLLMSVIPEQSCLSLDTVGLRTVDLNADVWCRILGTRKGGSNEIQVCSGPAEVDDIKSVRRLLKLPETSVPIKVDELLKILVKEHKSTMEPTDKIRFQRAFAMLYVTSFVGPREHLNQVTHSACQLVLEHEDLTDLNWGKYTVDEILVGATEARARQHMKTAWVYGCPLVLMVLFFDSVDVGFIKLDERAEPRIKYYNASLLEALVNYNSSKVDGLTTYGMLKPKKIVPDLDYEEGEADILEMATSVSN; this is translated from the exons ATGGGGCACTATGGGGTTCTTGAGATTGATACTTTTCCAAAGAAACATAAAGAGCAGGCAATGCAGCTGCTGATGAGTGTGATCCCTGAGCAGTCATGTTTATCATTGGACACTGTCGGTCTGAGAACTGTTGATTTGAATGCAGATGTGTGGTGTAGGATACTTGGAACCAGGAAAGGTGGTTCGAATGAAATACAAGTGTGCTCAGGGCCTGCTGAAGTAGATGATATAAAGTCAGTAAGGAGGCTTCTGAAACTTCCCGAAACATCTGTGCCAATAAAAGTGGATGAACTTCTAAAGATTTTGGTTAAGGAGCATAAATCAACAATGGAACCGACAGATAAAATCAGGTTTCAGAGGGCGTTTGCAATGCTTTACGTGACATCATTTGTAGGTCCTAGGGAACACCTAAATCAAGTTACTCATTCTGCTTGCCAATTGGTGTTGGAGCATGAAGATTTGACAGATTTGAACTGGGGCAAGTACACTGTTGATGAAATACTTGTTGGTGCGACAGAAGCCAGGGCAAGACAACACATGAAAACAGCGTGGGTATATGGTTGCCCATTAGTACTAATG GTACTATTCTTCGACTCGGTTGACGTAGGTTTCATAAAGCTTGATGAACGAGCGGAGCCAAGGATCAAATACTACAATGCTAGCTTGCTGGAAGCACTTGTGAATTATAATAGTTCAAAGGTGGATGGGTTAACAACATATGGAATGCTGAAG CCTAAGAAAATCGTGCCGGACTTGGATTACGAAGAAGGAGAGGCGGATATTCTGGAAATGGCAACAAGTGTAAGTAATTAA